The genomic region GTTTGTCTGTACATAGAAACCAAGCTTTTCCTGACGAGAAGATTCACTACTAGATAAGATCTACCTGTTAAAATACGATTTACAAAAGGTAGATTATACGCGCCCGTCTCTCCATCAAATAGGTGGACACTGACAATATCGCCCTTGCCTTGGTACATGGATATTAAACTATTTAGGCTTCCTTGATAAGAGCGGAGTGCTTGTACATCTGTGCTTCGCTCAAGATGTGTGCCTAACAGATCTAGACTCATATCCTGGCCACTAATGACGATTGAGCTTTTGGAGCTAGCAGAACTTTCAGGAACGGTTGATGGTGAAGAGGAAATCATTTTATTTTGATTCTTATATGTGTTCAGGTCCCGAGCGTCTATCCGCATTTGTTTACCAACTCGATAGGCGGGAAGTGTGCCTTTTTTTATAAGGTCGTAAACTGTCAGCTTGGAGACTTTGAGTAATTTGGCGATTTCGTCTGTTGTGTAAGATCCTTCATTCATCTGTATGACCTCACTTTCTCTTATTTCTATTCTATCAAACTTATAAAGGAAGAGAAGTACACATCCTAATTATAACTAAATATATGTACTTATAACTACTTATAACATATAATAAATAGAAAATTGGGAAACTAAGACGGATGTGGTACATATGAAAAAATGGGTTGGACTGAGTTTTGTAATATCAATCGTATTAACTGGCTGTGGATCTGCTAGTTCTTCAACTGAAGAAATCCATGTAATGGCTGCGGCAAGTCTCACGGATGCGTTAGGAGAGATTCAAGAACTCTATGAAAAAGAAGAGAATGTGAAGTTGGTTATTAATTATGGGTCTTCAGGAAAATTACGAGAGCAGATTACACAAGGAGCACCAAGCTGATCTTTTTCTTTCAGCTTCGATCGCTGATATGAATGATCTAGAAGAAGAAGGAGATGTCAATAAATCGGTTAACCTCTTAATGAATCAACTCGTTTTCATTTCAACACCGGAAGCGGCAGATACACTTCGTGAGTGGAGTGATTTAGTCAATGAAGAGATTCAAGGGATTGCGATGGGGCAGCCTGAAAGTGTGCCAAGCAGGAAGGTATTCATTACAAGCATTAGAATCTTTAGAGATGTGGGACGAAGTAAAGGACAATGTCGTCTACGGTTCTGATGTTCGTCAGGTTCTTACTTATGTAGAAACGGGCAACACAGATGTAGGACTTGTTTATCAAACAGATGCCCTTTCTTCTAATGAAATTGAGATTATTGACTCTGCGCCTGAGGGGTCTCATGATCCCATTCACTACCCAATTGCATTACTAGAAGCGGCATCTGATAACATGGCAGCAAATCAATTTTATCAATATTTGCAAACGGAAGAGCCTGTAGGAATTTTCGAATCATATGGGTTTGATCAAGGTAAATAGGGATGGGGACAGAATTTTGGACGCCAATTCTCGTGTCACTAAGAGTGGTTGCTTTAGCCAGTATTTTATCCTTTATCCTTGCTGTGTTAGCAGCGTGGTTTTTAAAGAAAAAGAGCTTCAAAGGAAAAGTGTTTGTCGAAACAATTCTCATGCTGCCTTTGGTGCTGCCTCCAACGGTTATTGGTTTTGGTTTGCTTGTCATCTTTGGGAGAAGGAGTTTTGTAGGTCAATGGTTTGAGCTGTTATTTAATCAGACCATTGTGTTCTCTTACATAGCAGCAGTGATTGCAGCAACAGTTGTTGCCTTCCCATTAATCTATCAAATGCTAATGAATGGCTTTGAATCAGTAGATGATGATCTTGAAGCAGCAGCAAGGCAGATGGGAGCAAGCGAGTGGAAGGTCTTTTATCATGTTACAGTGCCTTTAACTTGGCGATCCTTAGTATCTGGTTATATGTTAGGGTTTGCTCGTGCACTTGGAGAATTTGGGGCAACCATGATGTTTGCTGGTAGTATCGCAGGTCTAACCAGAACAATCCCAACAAGCATCTATATAGCAGTCGAGTCAGGAAATACAGCGATGGCGTATTATTGGGTAATCTCGATTGTGATCTTCGCATTTGGTCTACTTTCAGTTGTACAAAGACTCAAAAAATAGATGATCACTCATTTAAAGCGTACTAACGGAGCTACGTGACGTTTGGTCCTCTGCTATTAGGGTAAACAAACCTT from Alkalicoccobacillus plakortidis harbors:
- a CDS encoding molybdate ABC transporter substrate-binding protein, with amino-acid sequence MKKWVGLSFVISIVLTGCGSASSSTEEIHVMAAASLTDALGEIQELYEKEENVKLVINYGSSGKLREQITQGAPS
- the modB gene encoding molybdate ABC transporter permease subunit, which encodes MGTEFWTPILVSLRVVALASILSFILAVLAAWFLKKKSFKGKVFVETILMLPLVLPPTVIGFGLLVIFGRRSFVGQWFELLFNQTIVFSYIAAVIAATVVAFPLIYQMLMNGFESVDDDLEAAARQMGASEWKVFYHVTVPLTWRSLVSGYMLGFARALGEFGATMMFAGSIAGLTRTIPTSIYIAVESGNTAMAYYWVISIVIFAFGLLSVVQRLKK
- the modA gene encoding molybdate ABC transporter substrate-binding protein — translated: MKRFKGLRWGSLKVCQAGRYSLQALESLEMWDEVKDNVVYGSDVRQVLTYVETGNTDVGLVYQTDALSSNEIEIIDSAPEGSHDPIHYPIALLEAASDNMAANQFYQYLQTEEPVGIFESYGFDQGK